TCAAGGTGGACGGCGCGAAGGCGACGTACACGCCGAAGGCGGGCTTCGTCGGCAACGACACGTTCACCTACACGGTGAGCGACGGGTCCCACGAGGCGACGGCCAAGGTCACGGTCACGGTCGGGAAGGCCGCAACGACGGTGCGGGCGTCGGCGTCGGCGACCCGGTACGGCACGTCGTCGCGCATCGCGGTCAGCGTGTCGCCGTCGGCCGGCGGTCGCGTCGAGGTCCTGAGGGGCACGCAGGTGCTCGCCCGTACGACGGTGGTCGGCGGTCGTGCGTCCGTTCTCCTGCCTCGTACGGCGCTCAAGCCGGGCACGCACACCCTCGCGGTGCGCTACCTCGGTGACACGTCGACGAAGCCGTCGACCACCTCGGTGCGGGTGTCGGTGACCAAGGCCAAGGCAGCGGTCGCCGCGAAGGTCACGACGAAGAAGGTCGTGGTCAAGAAGACCCGCGCCAAGGTGCGGGTCACCGTGAAGGCCAGTGGCATCACGCCGTCCGGGAAGGTCGCGGTCTACTTCCGCGGCAAGAAGGTCGGCACGGCGACGCTGAGCAGGAACGGCACCGCGCTGCTGCGGCTCAAGAAGCTGCCGAAGGCGGGCAAGGGGACGCTCAAGGTCCGCTACCTCGGCAACGCGACCACCGGTGCGGCGACCAAGACCATCAAGGTCAGGGTCGTGCGCCGGTAGCAGGTGTGCGGTCCTGGCGTGCCACGCGCTGGCGCGTCAGGGCCGCACTGGGTACGTGGCCCCTGGTTCCGCCCTCCCGGGACCGGGGGCCACGTCACGTCTCAGCGGAACGCCGGCTGCCCCGTCAGCGCCTGGCCCAGCACGAGCGTGTGCATCTCGGTCGTGCCCTCGTACGTCAGCACGGACTCGAGGTTGTTCATGTGGCGGATGACGGGATACTCCAGCGAGATCCCGTTCGCGCCGAGGATCGTGCGGGCGGTCCGGCAGATCTCCAAGGCCTCGCGGACGTTGTTCAGCTTGCCGAGGCTGACCTGCTCCGGGCGCAGCCGTCCGGCGTCCTTGCGGCGGCCGAGATGCAGCGCGAGCATGACGCCCTTCGTGTACTCGACGGCCATGTTCGCGAGCTTCTCCTGCGTCAGCTGGAAGCCGCTGATCGGACGGCCGAACTGCTCCCGCTCACCGGCGTACGAAAGCGCGGACGCGAACGCGGACCGTGCCGCTCCCATCGCGCCCCAGACGATGCCGTACCGCGCCTCGTTCAGGCACGACAACGGCCCGCGGAGCCCGGTCACGTCGGGCAGGACGGCATCGGCCGGCAGACGTACGCCGTCGAGCACGATCTCACCGGTGACCGAGGCCCGCAGCGACATCTTGTGCTTGATCTCGGGCGCCGAGAAGCCGGACGTGCTCGTGGGGACGACGAAGCCGCGGATGTCGGCGGGGTCGTCAGACGTCTGGGCCCACACGACCGCGACGTCGGCGACGGGCGCGTTGGTGATCCACATCTTGCGGCCGTCGAGGACCCAGTCGCCGCCGGCGTCGCGACGCGCGCGGGTCCGCATGCCGCCGGGGTCGGAGCCCTGGTCCGGCTCCGTCAGGCCGAAGCATCCGATGGCGTCGCCGGCGGCCATCCGCGGGAGCCAGGTCTCCTTCTGGTCCTCGCTTCCCCACCGCCAGATCGCGTACATCGCCAGCGACCCCTGCACCGACACCAGCGAGCGCAGCCCGGAGTCGGTGGCTTCGAGCTCGAGGCACGCGAGGCCGTACTCGGTCGCGCTCATGCCGGCGCAGCCGTATCCCTCGAGGTGCATGCCGAGGACGCCGAGCGCCCCGAGCTCCTTGGTGAGGCCACGGATGTCGGGGATCTCGCCGCGCTCGAACCAGTCCGCGACGTACGGGTCGACGCGCTCCGCGCAGAGGTGCCGTACGGAGTCGCGGACCGCGAGCTCGTCGGCGCTGAGGAGGTCGTCGATGCCGGCGGGATCCATCGGGTCGAACGCGGGCAGGCGGGAGGTGGTGCTCATCGGGTCTCCGTATCGTCCGCCAGCCAGCGGCGGATCTCGTCGTCGTGCTGTCCGAGACCCGGTGGCGCGGTCGGCGTCACCGGGGTGCTGCGTGAGTACGTGATGGGGTGGCGCACCTGCGCGGGGTGGCCGTCGCCGACCTCCACGGTCGGCTCGAGGCCCAGTTCGCGGGCGCGCGCGAGAGCGGCGCCGATGTCGCCGACCTCGCCGACCGGGACGTCCGCGTCGGACAGCCGCTGCTGCCAGGCGGCCGCCGTGTCGGCAGCGAGCGCCTCCTCCAGGACCGCCACGAGGTCGCTGCGGTGAGCGACACGCGCTCCGTTGGTGGCGAAGCGGTGGTCGTCGGCGAGCTCAGGCCGACCGATCCCCTTGCACAGCCGCGCGAACTGGCCGTCGTTGCCGCACGCGACCGCGAGGGTCCCGTCGGCGCAGTGCAGGATCTCGTACGGCGCGATCGAGGGGTGCTGGTTGCCCATCCGGCCGGGTGAGCGACCGGTCGTGAGGTAGCTCGACGCCTGGTTGACGAGCGAGCCGAGGAGGCTCGAGAGCAGGTTCACCTCGACCCGCTGCCCGCGGCCGCTTCGCTCGCGCTCGGCGAGGGCGGCCATGACGCCGATGACGGCGTCCTTGCCGGTCAGCACGTCCACGAGCGCGACGCCGGCCTTGGTCGGGTCGCCGTCGGGATCGCCGGTGATACTCATCAACCCGCCCACGGCCTGCACCACGAAGTCGTACCCCGGCATCTCCGCGCCGGCGCCGCTGCCGAATCCGGTGATCGAGCAGTAGACGAGGCCGGGGTTGTCGGCGCTCACGGTGTCGTAGCCGAGGCCGAGCCGGTCGAGCGCGCCGGTGCGGAAGTTCTCGACGAGGACGTCGGCCCGGCGTACGAGGGTGCGCGCGAGCGCGAGGTCGCCCGCGTCGCGCAGGTCGAGGGTGACGCTGCGCTTGGTGCGGTTGGCGCTCTCGAAGTACGACGCGGTGCCGTCGGCGGTCCACGGCGGACCCCACTGCCGGGTGTCGTCGCCGGCTCCCGGTCGCTCGACCTTCACGACGGTGGCGCCGAGGTCGGCGAGCATCGAGGTCGCCATCGGTCCGGCGAGGACCCGGCTGAAGTCCGCGACGACGACCCCGTCGAGGGGTGCGCTCACGGGAGCACCAGTCGGCCGTCGACGCGCCGCGGGATCCCCCACGGGTTGTCGTCGCGCACGGGCGCGGGCAGGGCGGGGTCGGGCACGGACTGGTAGGTCACCGGGCGGGTGAACCGCGTGAGCGCCGCGGCGCCGACCGACGTCGCCGTCGGGTCGGAGGTCGCGGGCCAGGGGCCGCCGTGGTGCTGAGCCCACGTGTACGAGACACCGGTCGGGAAGTCGCCGACCGTCACCCGGCCGGCCTTCGTGGTGAGCTGCGCCAGCGTGCCGGGAAGGTCGGGGTCCTCGTCGCCCTCGGCCATGATCGCCGCGGCGAGCGTGCCCTGGAGAGCACCGACCGTACGCGCGAGCGCCTCGCCGTCGTCGTACTCCGCCACCAGTGCCACCGGGCCGAAGCACTCCTCGAGCAGACGGCTCCCGGGCTCGAGGGCGTCCAGGGGTACGGACAGGACGGTGGAGGCCACGGACCAGCCGGCGTCCGGGCCGTCGACCTGTGCGACGACCTCGGCGCCGGCGTCGACGAGCTCGCGTACGCCCGTGCTGGCCGCCTCGGCGATGCCCTGCGTGAGCGACCAACCCTGCGGAGACGCCTCCCGGAGCGCTTCGGCGACCGCCTCAGCGGCGCCCGAGCCGCGGGGCGCGAGCATGAGGCCGGGCTTCGTGCAGAACTGGCCGGTGCCGAGCGTGAACGAGCCGACGAAGCCGGAGGCGATCTCGCTGAGGCGCGCCTGCGCTGCCGCAGCGGTGACGACGACCGGGTTGACGGTGCCCATCTCGGCGAACACCGGGATCGGCACGTCACGCTTCTCGGCCGCGTCGCGCAGCGCCATGCCCGCGCGCTGCGAGCCGGTGAACGCGACGGCCGTGATCTGCGGCGCCTCGACGAGCCGTACGCCGGCGTCGAAGCCGTGCACGATCCCGAAGACGCCTTCGGGCGCGCCGGCGTCGCGCAGCGCCTCCGTCACGAGGGCGCCGAGGCGACGGCTCAGCAGCGGGTGCGCGGGGTGTCCCTTGACCACGACCGGGCAGCCCGCGGCGAGCGCGGACGCGGTGTCGTTGCCGAGCACGCTGAAGGCGAACGGGAAGTTGCTCGCACCGAAGACCGCGACCGGGCCGCGTGGCACGTTGACCCGCACCAGGGCAGGGTTCGCGCCGGCGGCGTGGTCGATCGTGGCGCCGAGGTAGGACCCCTCGACCGCGACGTCGGCGTAGAAGCGGAGCTGCCCCGCGGTCCGGCCGACCTCGCCCTCCAGGCGCTTCCGTCCGAGCGCTGTCTCGGAGTCCGCGAGGTCCACGAGCTCGTCTCGCGCCGCTTCGAGCGCGTCGGCGATCGCCCCCGACCAGCGCGCCCGCTCCGTCGGCGGCACCGCGGCCACCTCCGTCGCGCACGCCGCCGCCGCCGCGACGATCGCGTCCACCTCGGCCTCCGGCGTGATCGGCACCTCGCCGTTCACGCCGCCCGTCCGCGGGTCGTACGAGACGTCAGCCGTCATCGCACACCCCCTCCCGTCCCCGATTTGCTGAGTTGATCAAGGAATGGCGACCCGATTTCCTTGAGGAGGTGCACAAATCGCGGACGGAGCGGTGACGTCACGACAGCCCCCGCACCCCGGCCTCGAGCACCCCGAGCGCGTCGTCGAGCAGGTCGTCGCCGATGACGAGCGGCGGGAGCAGCCGGATCACGTTGCCGTACGTGCCGCACACCAGGACCAGCACACCCTCGGCGTGGCAGTGCTTCGCGAGCGACAGCGCGAGCCGCGGTGCGGGATCCTTCGTACCCGGCTCGACGAGCTCGATCGCGAGCATCGCCCCGCGCCCGCGGACGTCGCCGATGACGCCGCCGGTGTCGGCCCGCAGCGCCTCGAGCCGCGGCTTCACGATGCGCTCGATCTCCGCCGCTCGTGCGACCAGGCCCTCGCTCTCGATGGTCTCGATCGCCCCGAGCGCCGCCGCGCACGCGACCGGGTTGCCGGCGTACGTGCCGCCGATCCCGCCCGGCGCGACGGCGTCCATGATCTCGGCGCGCCCCGTGACCGCGGACAGCGGCATGCCGCCCGCGAGCGCCTTCGCGGTCGTCACGATGTCGGGCACGATGCCCTCGTGCTCGCTGGCGAACATGCGGCCGGTCCGTGCGAACCCGGTCTGCACCTCGTCGGCGACGAAGAGGATGCCGTGCTCGTGCGCGAACTCGACGACCGCCGGCAGGAACCCCTCGGCCGGCACGATGAAGCCGCCCTCGCCCTGGATCGGCTCGGCCACGATCGCGGCGACGTTGTGCGCGCCGATCTGTGTGAGCACGATGTCCTTGAGCTTCGCCAGCGCGTCCGCCGCGCACGCCTTCTCGTCTCCGTCGTAGCGGTACGGGTACGCCATCGGCGCGCGGTAGACCTCCGGCGCGTACGGCCCGAAGCCCTCCTTGTACGGCACGTTCTTCGCCGTCATCGTCATCGTCATCAGGGTGCGCCCGTGGTACGCGTGGTCGAGCACCACGACCGCGGGACGCCCCGTGGCGGCACGCGCGATCTTCACCGCGTTCTCCACCGCCTCCGCGCCGGTCGAGAAGAGCGCGGTGCGCTTGTCGTGGTCGCCCGGCGTCAAGCGGTTGAGCGCCTCGGCCACCTCGGTGAAGCCCTCGTACTCGGTCACCATGAAGCAGGTGTGCGTGAACTTCGCCGCCTGCTCCGCGACGCGCGCGACGACCTTCGGGGCAGCCGCACCGACGCTGGTCACGGCGATCCCGGACCCCAGGTCGATGATCTGGTTGCCGTCCACGTCGACCAGCAGCGCACCGTCGGCGTGGTCGACGAACACGGGCAGCGTGATGCCGAAACCTCGTGCCACCTGCTTGGAGCGGGCCTCGTGCAGCGCTTCCGAGCGCGGGCCCGGGATCGCGGTCTTGAGGAGTCGCTTCTGCTCGGTCATCGTCATCATCCTTCGAGGTTGGCCATCACGTGCTTGATCCGCGTGTAGTCCTCCAGGCCGTACATCGACAGGTCCTTGCCGTACCCGGAGTGCTTGAATCCACCATGCGGCATCTCCGCGACGAGCGGGATGTGGGTGTTGATCCAGACGCAGCCGAAGTCGAGCGCGTTGGACATGCGCAGCCCGCGACCGAGGTCCTTGGTCCACACCGACGACGCGAGCGCGTACGGCACGCCGTTCGCCTTCGCGATGGCCTCGTCCTCGTGCTCGAAGGTCTGGACGGTGATGACGGGGCCGAAGATCTCGCTCTGGATCAGCTCGTCCTCCTGCTGCAGGCCGTCGATGACCGTGGGCTCGATGAAGAAGCCGCGGTCGCCCTGGCGCTGGCCGCCGGTGGTGACGGTCGCGTGGTCGGGCACGCGGTCCAGGAAGCCGAGGACGCGCTCGAGCTGGTTGGCGTTGTTGACCGGCGGGACCCAGACGTCCTCGTCGTGACGACCCTTCTCGTACGAGGTGGCAGCGCCCTTAGCCTGCTCGGTGAGCGCGGCCACGAAGTCGTCGTGGACCCGAGGGTGGACGAGCACGCGCGTGGCCGCGGTGCAGTCCTGGCCGGCGTTGAAGTAGCCCGCCATCGCGATGCCCTCGGCCGCCGCAGCGATGTCGGCGTCGTCGAACACCACGACCGGCGCCTTGCCGCCGAGCTCGAGGTGCACCCGCTTGAGGTCGTTCGACGCCGCAGCCGCGACCTGGCGCCCTGCACCCACCGAGCCGGTGATCGACACCATCGCCGGCGTCGGGTGGGAGACGACGGCAGCCCCGGTCGTACGGTCGCCGCAGACCACGTTGAGCACGCCCGGCGGGAGGAACTCGGCCGCGATCTCGGCCATCATCACCGTCGACACCGGCGTGGTGTCGCTCGGCTTGAGGACGACCGTGTTGCCTGCCGCGAGGGCCGGGGCGAACTTCCAGACGGCCATCATCATCGGGTAGTTCCACGGCGCCACCTGGCCGACGACACCGACGGGCTCGCGCCGGATCCAGGACGTGTGCCCCGCCATGTACTCGCCGGACGCGCGCCCCTCGAGGACGCGCGCCGCCCCGGCGAAGAAGCGGATCTGGTCGACCATCGGCGGGATCTCCTCCGCCATGGTCACCGGCACGACCTTGCCGGTGTTGCGGCTCTCCGCCTCGACCAGCTCCTCCGCACGCTTCTCGATCGCGTCGGCGATCTTGAGGATGGCCTGCTGGCGCTCCGACGGCGTCGTGCGTCGCCAGGTGTCGAACGCCTTGGCCGCCGACTCGTACGCGAGGTCGACGTCGGCCTGCCCGGACAGCGGTGCGTCGCCGTACTTCTCGCCGGTGGTCGGGTCGACGAGGTCGGTACGCCGCCCGTCGCGGGTGTCGACGAGCGCGCCGTCGACGAAGTTCTGGACGTGAACGGTGTCGGTCATGCGGAGTCTCCTTGGTACGGGGTGGTCACGGACGCGGCGTCGCCGTGGGCGGCGTCGGAGTGGCGGTACGGCTTGGCGATGAGCATGTAGACGAGGCCGACGCCGACGACGACCGCGGCGCCGAGGGCGACGATCCAGTTGTCGTACCAGGGCGCCTCGGGGGTGCGGGGCCAGATCATGTTGATCGAGGCGAGCAGCTGGTACGCGAGGGCCGCGGCGGTCACGAGCAGCCCCCAGCGGCCGAGGGTGAACTTGCCGGACGGCTTCCAGCCCTTGAGGCGAGCGCGGAGGGCAGCGAGCACGACCATCATGAAGCCGAGGTAGATGCCGAACGAGGCGAACGAGATGATCCGCACCAGCGCGTTGTCGGAGACCTGCGAGCCGAGGATGATCACGATCGGGATCAGTGCGGCCAGCGACAGCGCGTACGGCGGGACGTGCCGCGCCTGCGAGAACTTCTTGAGGAGACGGCTCCCCGGCATCATGTCGTCGCGGGCGTACGCATAGATCATCCGGCTCGCGGCCGCCTGCAGGCTGAGCACGCAGGACAGGAACGAGATCAGCACGATCACCAGCACGACACGGAACCCGACGGACCCGAATGCGTTCTCGAGCACCGTCGAGACCGGATCAGGATCCCCGCCGGAGAAGACGGCAGCGAAGCTCGGGACGCCGAGGAGGAGCGCGAACGTGATGAAGAAGGCCCCGGCGCCGCCGATGTAGATCGTCATCCGCATCGCCTTCGGGATCTGGCGGCCCGGGTCCTTGACCTCCTCGGCCACGTCACCGCAGGCCTCGAAGCCGTAGAAGAGGTAGAGGCCGAGGAGCGCGGCGGCGGCGAACGCCGGGAAGTACGAGCCGCTGCCCTGCACGTCGTAGGTGTCGAACAGTGCGCCGACGCTGTGGTGGCGCTCGGTGAGGAGGACCCAGACACCGACGACGATCGCGCCCACGAGCTCGGCGGCGAAGCCGAAGAACGCGATCTTGGCGAGCAGCTTCGTGCCGCCGAGGTTGAGCAGCGTGGTGAGCACGATCAGACCGATCGCGCACCAGATCGTCACCGCGGTCGTCGCGTCGATCCCGAGGACGATCGCCACGAACGGCCCGGCGCCGTACGAGACGGCGGCGATCGTGACGGTGAGCGCGATCATGTAGACCCAGCCGGTCATCCAGGCCCAGCGGCGACCCCACAGGCGACGCGCCCACGGATAGACGCCGCCGGCGACGGGATACTGCGCGACGACCTCGCCGAAGACGAGCGCGACGAGCAGCTGGCCGAGCGCGGCGAGCACGATCGCCCAGATCATCGGCGGACCACCCGTGGCGAGCGAGCTGCCGAACAACGAGTAGACGCCGACGACCGGTGAGAGATAGGTGAACCCGAGGGCGAAGTTGCCCCAGAGGTTCATGTCGCGCTTGAACTCGGACTTGTAGCCGAGCGACGCGAGGTGCGCGTCGTCGGCGTCCTGGGCTGGGTCGAGATGCGATGCCGTCACGGGATTCTCCCTGGGAACGAGCGGTGGGGGTTGGGAGCGACGCTAGGGGTACGGCAAGGGGTGGCGACCCTGCCGAAAGGGAGTGTGGTGAGCCGGAAAGGTGGACACTGTGTCCATGTCCTTCGTCGAGCCTGGCCCCGCCGAGGAGGTCGCGGATGTCCCGCTGGCCTGGCTCCTCGCCCAGGAAGAGCTGGGCCTCCGCCTCGTCGAGCCCACCTCCCCGCTGGTCGAGGCGCGAAGCGATCGAGACCTCAGGACAAGCGATCGAGACCATCCCACCGTCGGCATCCGCTGGGCGCACTCCATCGAGATCCTCGACCCGACGCCGTTCCTTCGCGGCGGCGAGCTGGTCCTCACCACCGGCCTGCGGATGCCGCGGGCACGCGCCGAGCAGGCGGCGTACGTCGATCGGCTCGCCGCCGCCGGTGTGGTCGGGCTGGCCTTCGGAGTGGGGGTGCGGTTCGAGACGATCCCGGTCGGCCTGCGGCAGGCGTGCCGCCGCGTCGGCATGCCGCTCGTCGAGGTCCCCCTTCCGACGCCGTTCGTCGCGATCACGCAGGCCGTCGCCGCGCGGCAGGCGGAGCAGCAGAACACCGTGATGCGGCGCGCGTTCGCCTTCCAGCAGCAGATGACGCGGGCGGCGCTCGAGGGCGGTACGGCGGGGCTGACGTCGGCGCTCGCGCGTGAGCTCGGCGCCGGCGTGGTCGTGCTCGACGAGTTCGAGAACACGGTGGCCTCTGCAGGCGCGCAGGCCGATCTGATGGATCGCGTGGCCGACGAGCTCGTCAACCTGGCGGCGCGACCGGGCCGTGCGAGCGTGGCGGTGGTCTCCGGCGCCGGGACGATGGCGGTGCAGCGGCTTGGCGGTCTGGAGCGACCGAGCGGGTGGCTCGCGGTCGAGGTCCCCAGCGCGTTATCCGTCGGAGACCGCCTGCTGCTCAACCAGGCCGTCTCGCTCCTCACCCTCCAGCGCGAGCACCCGCGCGAGCTCGTCGGCGCACGTCACCGTCTCGGTGCCACGCTTCTGGAGATGCTGCTCGACGCCGACGTCGTCGCCCCTGCGGTGGTGCGGCACCTCGGTCACTTCGGCTTCGAGCCGTCCGACCGGGTGCGGATGGTCGTCGCGGCCCCCGGCCACGGTCGTACGGCGCCGCTCGACGTCGTCGCTCACGCGCTCGACGCCGAGTCGGTCGCGCACGTCGAGGCCGTGGCCGGCGACGACGTCCTCGTCCTGGTCCGTGACAAGGACTCAGCCGGTGGCGTCGGTGCGGTGGTCGACGCGCTCACCCGCGCGGGCAGGCACGACGTGGTCGTGGGCGTCAGCGGGGCGCTCCCGACAGCGCGGGCAGCGGCAGGGCGCGCGGCCGCGACGCACGCCGCGGCATCGGCGCGGGCATCGCACCAACCCGTCGGCTGGTACGGGACGCTGACGCTGGAGGCGATCCTCGACGACGACGCCGTACGCGCCCGGGTCGCGTCGCTGGCCGAGTCACCGTTGGCGCCGCTGCTCGAGGGGAGCACCGAGCGCGACCGGGTCCTGCGCGAGTCGCTCGAGGTCTTCCTGCGGCACAACGGCTCCTGGGAGACCGCGTCGCGTGCGCTCGGCGTGCACCGGCACACGCTGCGCAACCGGATGTCGAGGGTCGAGGAGCTGACCGGTGCCCGGCTCGACGTGGCGGAGGACCGGGTCGCGCTGCTGCTCGGGCTGCTGGCGCGGTCGGTGTGAGGCAAACGCCTCCGCACGGTGTGGTCGGCGGCAGACACTGGTCGAATGACGCACGGGCACGATGGACTCGGGGGTGGTCGGCGGATCGCCGCGCTCGCTCAGGTGCCTCAGATCGAGACCGCTGACCTCAGCCGCTACTGGCACACCGCAGAGGGCGAGGCCGAGCCTTTCGCCGAGCTCGACGGGCACCGGTTCCGGCGCACGAGCTCGATGGTCGAGATCGAGACACGGTCCGACGTCGGGGGCTGGGTCCGGTGGTGGGTCGACCCGGACCCGAAGCTGCCGCACGTCATGCTCTCGATCACCGACGACATGGCGCTCGCCCTCACCTTGGGCCGCTCCGCACCGGGTAGCCCCGGCGCCGTCCTCCTCGAGCAGAACGCGGCGGAGGCCGTCGCGCTGGCCCGCTACGGAGCCGGGGCGATCAACGGGGTGCAGGTCGTGGCCGTGCACTTCCCTGTGCCTGACGGCGCCGTGACCGTCCTCCTCGTCCCGTTGTCCGACCCGCCACCCGATTCACTCGGGCAGCCGTGGGTGGAGGCGACGGTGCCCGCGGTCGAGGCCTGTCACCGGGTCGTTCAGGCGTGCGGCGACCTCGGCGTCGTGGTCTCGCAGCTCAGCGCGGCCGAGGCGGCGCGGATCGACAGCGGACCTGCGTACGACTGGCGCGCCCAGCTGCGCGAGATGGCCGCGGTCTCGAAGGACGCGAAGGCGATCCTCGACCTCGTCAGGGCCGTCGCCGACCTCCTCTCGTCCGACGGGTAGCTAAACCCCCAGCGCGGCGGCGAGGCCGTTCAGCTGGAGCCGGATCCCGCCGCGTACGTGCGGCAGGTCGTGCGCGCCATCACCGGTCGGAGTCACGAACGCGACCTGCTCCGTCCATCGGAGCGTCGTGCCGTCACCCTCCGGCGCCAGCGCGACCGTGACGAGTGATGTCCAGCGCAGCACGTCGTCGACGTGCGTCTCGTAGGTCAGCACGATCTGCCGAGCGGGGACGAGGTTGACGAAGCGCGAGTCGTACGCCACCCGCTCGGTCGCACCGTCGAGCGTCTGGAAGGTGCTCCGTGCCGACTCCCCGCCGTCGACGCGGAAGTCGTGCTCGTACGTCGCGTCGCGACCCGGCAGCCGGAACCACCGCCGCCGTACGTCCGGGTCGGCGAACGCCTCGTACACCCGGGTCGGAGGTGCCGGGACGTCGATCGTCACGGTGAACGTGTCGTGCCGGACGTCGGTGGCCATGTACGTCGTCATGAGGACGTGCAACCACGATGGCCCCGTCGGTCATTCCGCCTGCGGCGCGTCGCCGCTCGGCCCGCCGCCGAACCCGATCTCGTTGCCGTCCGGGTCGCGGTAGGTGATCTTGCGGACGCCGTTCTCGTACGTCTCGCGGTCGGCCGGCTCGATGCCACGCTCCGTGATCCCGTCGACGGCCGTGTCGAGGTCCTCGAGGAAGATGGTGTGCAGCGCGTGGCCGGCGTGCTCCGGCATCAGCTGGATGTAGAGGAAGCGGTGCTCGGCGAGCTCCCACACCGCCTCGTCGTCGTTCGGCATGAACGCCTCGTCGTCGCCGAGCAGCCGGGCGTACCACGCCTTCGACGCCTCCAGGTCGCTCACGTAGATTCCGGCGAAGAGGTCCAGCTCGCTCATCCGGTCAGGCTAGACCGATGAGTTCGACGGCGCGGGGACAGTCTCATCAGCATGACCGATACACGGACGTTGGAGACGCCTGCCGCCACGCTCGCCTACGACGTACGAGGCCCGCTGCCGCCCGCCGACGACCGCCCCGTGCTGATGATGGTCGGTGCGCCGATGGACGCGAGCGGGTTCAACTCGCTCGCGTCGTACTTCTCCGACCGCACCGTCGTCACGTACGATCCGCGCGGCGTCGGACGCAGCACCCGCAAGGATGCGTCCTCCGCGCACACGCCGGAGCAGAACGCCGACGACATGCACGCGATCATCACCGAGCTCGGCATCGCGCCGGTCGAGCTGCTCGGAAGCAGTGGCGGCGCGGTGAGTGCGCTTCCGCTGATCGTCGCGCACCCGGAGGACGTGTCGGTCCTCGTCGCGCACGAACCTCCCCTGGAAGCCCTGCTCCCCGACGTCGAGCAGGCCCTGGCCGCAGAACGGAGGGTCCAGGAGATCTATCAGGACAAGGGGTGGGGCCACGGGATGGCGGCGTTCATCGCGCTGACGTCCTGGAAGGGCGAGTACCCCGACGACTTCCTCTCCGACGGCGGTCCCGATCCGGAGGCGTTCGGGTTGCCCACCGAGGACGACGGCTCACGCGACGACCCGCTCCTCGCCGGCGACTCGAACGACGTCACCGCGTACGAACCGGCGCTGGACGCCCTCGCCTCCTGCCCGACGCGCATCGTCGTCGCGGTCGGGGAGGAGTCGGACGGTCTCATCACTGGACGCAGCTCGGAGGCCCTGGCCGAGGCTCTCGGTCAGGAGGCCGTCGTCTTCCCCGGCGGCCACGGCGGGTTCCTCGGTGGAGAGTTCGGGCAGCACGGCGACCCGGAGGCGTTCGCGAAACGGCTGCGGGAGGTGCTCGACGGTCAGTGACCGCCGCGCAGACGCGCGATCTCCGACCGGGAGAGGGCGACGTCGACGCTCTCCTCGCCGCGGGACGCGGCAAGGTCGTGCGCGAGGTCCATCGTCGCCGTGAGGACGTGCTTCTCGCGCCGCCGACTGACACCCTCCGGGCGGGCCTTGATCGCGGCTCGGCGGTCGTGCTTGCGACGCTTCCGCTCACCGGCCACCGCCTCGAGCTCCGCGTCGGTGATCGTGCCGTTGGCGACCT
Above is a genomic segment from Mumia sp. Pv4-285 containing:
- a CDS encoding CaiB/BaiF CoA transferase family protein encodes the protein MSAPLDGVVVADFSRVLAGPMATSMLADLGATVVKVERPGAGDDTRQWGPPWTADGTASYFESANRTKRSVTLDLRDAGDLALARTLVRRADVLVENFRTGALDRLGLGYDTVSADNPGLVYCSITGFGSGAGAEMPGYDFVVQAVGGLMSITGDPDGDPTKAGVALVDVLTGKDAVIGVMAALAERERSGRGQRVEVNLLSSLLGSLVNQASSYLTTGRSPGRMGNQHPSIAPYEILHCADGTLAVACGNDGQFARLCKGIGRPELADDHRFATNGARVAHRSDLVAVLEEALAADTAAAWQQRLSDADVPVGEVGDIGAALARARELGLEPTVEVGDGHPAQVRHPITYSRSTPVTPTAPPGLGQHDDEIRRWLADDTETR
- a CDS encoding acyl-CoA dehydrogenase family protein, producing the protein MSTTSRLPAFDPMDPAGIDDLLSADELAVRDSVRHLCAERVDPYVADWFERGEIPDIRGLTKELGALGVLGMHLEGYGCAGMSATEYGLACLELEATDSGLRSLVSVQGSLAMYAIWRWGSEDQKETWLPRMAAGDAIGCFGLTEPDQGSDPGGMRTRARRDAGGDWVLDGRKMWITNAPVADVAVVWAQTSDDPADIRGFVVPTSTSGFSAPEIKHKMSLRASVTGEIVLDGVRLPADAVLPDVTGLRGPLSCLNEARYGIVWGAMGAARSAFASALSYAGEREQFGRPISGFQLTQEKLANMAVEYTKGVMLALHLGRRKDAGRLRPEQVSLGKLNNVREALEICRTARTILGANGISLEYPVIRHMNNLESVLTYEGTTEMHTLVLGQALTGQPAFR
- a CDS encoding gamma-aminobutyraldehyde dehydrogenase, whose product is MTDTVHVQNFVDGALVDTRDGRRTDLVDPTTGEKYGDAPLSGQADVDLAYESAAKAFDTWRRTTPSERQQAILKIADAIEKRAEELVEAESRNTGKVVPVTMAEEIPPMVDQIRFFAGAARVLEGRASGEYMAGHTSWIRREPVGVVGQVAPWNYPMMMAVWKFAPALAAGNTVVLKPSDTTPVSTVMMAEIAAEFLPPGVLNVVCGDRTTGAAVVSHPTPAMVSITGSVGAGRQVAAAASNDLKRVHLELGGKAPVVVFDDADIAAAAEGIAMAGYFNAGQDCTAATRVLVHPRVHDDFVAALTEQAKGAATSYEKGRHDEDVWVPPVNNANQLERVLGFLDRVPDHATVTTGGQRQGDRGFFIEPTVIDGLQQEDELIQSEIFGPVITVQTFEHEDEAIAKANGVPYALASSVWTKDLGRGLRMSNALDFGCVWINTHIPLVAEMPHGGFKHSGYGKDLSMYGLEDYTRIKHVMANLEG
- a CDS encoding aldehyde dehydrogenase family protein — protein: MTADVSYDPRTGGVNGEVPITPEAEVDAIVAAAAACATEVAAVPPTERARWSGAIADALEAARDELVDLADSETALGRKRLEGEVGRTAGQLRFYADVAVEGSYLGATIDHAAGANPALVRVNVPRGPVAVFGASNFPFAFSVLGNDTASALAAGCPVVVKGHPAHPLLSRRLGALVTEALRDAGAPEGVFGIVHGFDAGVRLVEAPQITAVAFTGSQRAGMALRDAAEKRDVPIPVFAEMGTVNPVVVTAAAAQARLSEIASGFVGSFTLGTGQFCTKPGLMLAPRGSGAAEAVAEALREASPQGWSLTQGIAEAASTGVRELVDAGAEVVAQVDGPDAGWSVASTVLSVPLDALEPGSRLLEECFGPVALVAEYDDGEALARTVGALQGTLAAAIMAEGDEDPDLPGTLAQLTTKAGRVTVGDFPTGVSYTWAQHHGGPWPATSDPTATSVGAAALTRFTRPVTYQSVPDPALPAPVRDDNPWGIPRRVDGRLVLP
- the gabT gene encoding 4-aminobutyrate--2-oxoglutarate transaminase; protein product: MTMTEQKRLLKTAIPGPRSEALHEARSKQVARGFGITLPVFVDHADGALLVDVDGNQIIDLGSGIAVTSVGAAAPKVVARVAEQAAKFTHTCFMVTEYEGFTEVAEALNRLTPGDHDKRTALFSTGAEAVENAVKIARAATGRPAVVVLDHAYHGRTLMTMTMTAKNVPYKEGFGPYAPEVYRAPMAYPYRYDGDEKACAADALAKLKDIVLTQIGAHNVAAIVAEPIQGEGGFIVPAEGFLPAVVEFAHEHGILFVADEVQTGFARTGRMFASEHEGIVPDIVTTAKALAGGMPLSAVTGRAEIMDAVAPGGIGGTYAGNPVACAAALGAIETIESEGLVARAAEIERIVKPRLEALRADTGGVIGDVRGRGAMLAIELVEPGTKDPAPRLALSLAKHCHAEGVLVLVCGTYGNVIRLLPPLVIGDDLLDDALGVLEAGVRGLS